In the genome of Litoribacterium kuwaitense, the window AAAAAGAATGTCGCTGTGTCATTTACAGATATGTTTAGCTTAAGCACCTGATTCCTCATACGAAACAACATATGGCTTTAGTTGTGTATTATAGTAGCCGATACTGTATTCAACAAGCTCACCTTGCTCATCTGAGGCAAATCTCGTTCTCTTCATAAGCATGGCATCTTTTTGTTCAAGCTTCATCGCTTGCAGAACTTCTTCAGGGGCAATGTCGACAGAAAATTCGTCTCTGAACTCATCGAGCCGCAAACCATACTCATTTAAAAAACGATAGAGCGATGTCATGTTCTGCTGCAGTTCAACAAGTGCTTCGCCTTGTAAGTGCAGGCTGACATCATGCGTGTAATGAATATATGGCTGACCGTCCAAGAGGTAGAGTCGTTGGCATCTTAAACAATCGGACCTTCCCGCCTGTGCTAGCGGGTGTGTCACTGGCAGCCTGACTTGATCAACGCGTAGCATCTTTTTTTCCAGGCGGTGCCCCTCGTCAACAAGCCATTGCGTAAAACGCTTTCCTTTTGACAGCCGTGAGCCTGACGTATTCGAGATCACCGTCGTTCCTCGACCACTTGCTTTTTCGACATACCCTTCCTGCACGAGCTCTTTCACTGCATTCCGCACAGTAATTTTACTGACCCCAAACTCTTTTTCAAGCTGAGGCTCAGATGGAATATTTTTTCCCAAGGGGTACACACCGTGTAAAATGCGATCTTTTAATGCTTCTTTAATTTGCAAATATAAAGGACCCTTTCGTCGCTTCTGTCCCATTTCTTGCACCTCCTCTTACCGTTGAAGATCGTTTTCATATTGATTTATCGCACTGACAATATCATCTTCCGTAGACAGCGGTGTATCTCCTTGAATGGTACACGCGAGCATACAGGCGGTTACGGCAAACTGCACTTCTTCTTGCGGGCTTTGGCGTGAAAGCTCACCATGCAAAATGCCGCTCGTATAAGCATCTCCTGAACCGATACGATCTAGCACAGCAAACGGCGGCGTTTTTGCGTAAGAAAAAGAACTTTCCTTATAGAGAAAGCCTTGCAGCGAATGTGTGTTATCCACATGCACCGTACGATGCGTCCCAGCGATGACAGGAATATCGTAGCACTCTGCCACCTGTGGAATTAATTCCTCTAGCTGTTGCCTCCGGTCGTGAGCCGCCGTTTCGTATTGCAGCGTTAACAGTGCATCTTTTTCGTTCATCATGACGATGTCGGCCAGATGAAACATCTCCTCATAATAGCGCTTAGCCTCCCCGTCCTCTTCACTCCATAGTGAAGGACGAAAATTACAGTCGAAGCAAATCAGACCACCTTTTTGCTTCACTTTATGAGTGAGACGCATCAATTGCTGTCGGATGGACTCACCCATCGCCAGAGTGATCCCACACAAGTGAAGAACATCCGCACACTCTGCAAGTTCGTTCAAATAAGCTTCGCTAAATATTGCGGTATTAAAGCTACTATTTTTCCGCTCGGTATACGTCA includes:
- a CDS encoding GntR family transcriptional regulator; protein product: MGQKRRKGPLYLQIKEALKDRILHGVYPLGKNIPSEPQLEKEFGVSKITVRNAVKELVQEGYVEKASGRGTTVISNTSGSRLSKGKRFTQWLVDEGHRLEKKMLRVDQVRLPVTHPLAQAGRSDCLRCQRLYLLDGQPYIHYTHDVSLHLQGEALVELQQNMTSLYRFLNEYGLRLDEFRDEFSVDIAPEEVLQAMKLEQKDAMLMKRTRFASDEQGELVEYSIGYYNTQLKPYVVSYEESGA
- a CDS encoding sugar kinase, which codes for MMANIIAFGEVMMRMEVADNRLLSQGQSLHYSFSGTGVNVAAAMVNFGHQGYLATRLPRQPLGQAAFAFMQKLGIQHQFIKMGGSELGMYFLEKGYGRRPSRVTYTERKNSSFNTAIFSEAYLNELAECADVLHLCGITLAMGESIRQQLMRLTHKVKQKGGLICFDCNFRPSLWSEEDGEAKRYYEEMFHLADIVMMNEKDALLTLQYETAAHDRRQQLEELIPQVAECYDIPVIAGTHRTVHVDNTHSLQGFLYKESSFSYAKTPPFAVLDRIGSGDAYTSGILHGELSRQSPQEEVQFAVTACMLACTIQGDTPLSTEDDIVSAINQYENDLQR